The genomic stretch ACCATATTCTGATGTATCCGCAACACTTAGGGCTGATATATTAATGTTGTTTTCTCCGAGTACTTTTGTTACTTCTTCTAATCGTCCAGATTTGTTTTCAATAAATATTGTTAATTGCTTAATAATCATATGAATTCTCCTTATATTTTTCGTTTATCAATTACTCTTTTTGCCTTGCCTTCACTTCTTTCAATCGTTTTTGGTTCAACCAAACGAACCTTCACTCCTATACCTAAAGTACTTTGAAGTGCATTCGTTATTTTACTTGTCAATGCTTCAAGCTGTTTGATTTCATCAGAAAAGAACACATCATCTACTTCAACCCAAACCTCTAAGGTATCTAGATTGTTGATTCTATCAACTATTAATAAGTAGTGAGGTTTTGTTTCACTTAAATCAAGCAATACACTTTCTATTTGTGAAGGGAAGATGTTTACGCCACGTATGATTAACATATCATCAGAACGACCTGTACATTTCTTCATTCTTACTGTTGTTCTTCCACATCCGCAAGCATCGTATTCAAGGGTTGTTAAATCTCTGGTTCTATACCTTAAAATTGGAAGAGCTTCTTTAGTAACTGTAGTGAAAACAAGTTCACCCTCTTCTCCTTGCGCAGTATTTAAAAGAGTATCACTGTAAATGGTTTCTGGAATAAAATGATCTTCAAAAATATGCAAGCCGTTTTGCTCCATACACTCAATTGAAACACCTGGTCCAATGATTTCTGAAAGCCCATAAATATCAATCGCCTTAATACCCAGCTTTGCTTCAATTTCTTTTCTCATATTTTCTGTCCAGGGCTCAGCGCCAAAGATACCAACCTTGAGTTTCAAAGATTCTGGTTTAACACCCATTTCTTCCATAGCTTCAGCTAAATAAAGTGCATAGGAAGGTGTTAAAGCAATTGCTGTACTTTCAAAGTCTTGCAATAACTGAATTTGTTTAGCTGTATTTCCTCCTGAAATAGGAATAACTGTTGCTCCGATTCTTTCAGCTCCGTAGTGAACACCTAATCCCCCAGTAAACAAGCCATATCCATATGCAATTTGAATACGATCCTTCTTGCCAACACCAGCAGCACTTAATGATCTAGCCACAACTTCAGACCACATAGAAATATCTCTTCTTGTATACCCAACAACTGTTGGTTTTCCCGTAGTACCAGAAGAAGCATGTATTCTAACAACATCCTCCATTGGTGTAGCAAAAAGACCAAAGGGGTAATTATCTCTTAAATCTTGCTTCGTAGTAAAGGGCAGCTTTGGCAAATCTTCAAGTCCTCGAATATCACCAGGTTCCATCCCTAACTCTTGCATTTTTTTTCGGTAAAATGGTACGTTATAATATATCCTCTCTACCATTTGGCAAAGTCTTTCACTCTGTAACATGGTCATTTGCTCTCTACTCATACATTCAAAATGCTCATTCCAAATCATTGTTTTCCTCCCATCAATAACTTTTACGTATTTTTATTTTACTTGTGTATATCATTTCTATTTGCTACTTTAATTTTGTTATCCCCTAAAATAGAAATTGCTTGATCTAAGTCATTAACCTTCAATATCATGAGTGGGCTCGCATGATTTCTAATCACAAAGGAATAGATGTATTCTATTTGAAGATCTTCTTCTTCAAGTACTGTTAGAATTCCATTTAATGCACCTTTTTCATCCTCTAGCTCCACAGCAATTACATCCGTAAGAACGACTCCATATCCACATTCTTCAAGGGCATCCTTTGCTCTTTCTGGTACGTCTACGATTAACCTCAGTATACCATAATCAGGTGTATCAAACGCAGCTATAGCTCTAATATTAATGTCTTTATCCTTTAACATGCTTGTTACTTCTGCTAAGCTACCTTTTTTATTTTCTATTAAAACAGATAATTGCTTTAAAATCATTTTGGCTCCCCCTTTATACGATTGCATAACCATTTTCAAAAGCTGCAATATTAATATCAATCGTTTTTTGTGGTACTGTACTCTTTATTATTTCTATCCATTTATCCTTAGGAATAGACATATTCTTAGCTAATAAACCTAGTAAAATAGTGTTTGCAACCTTAATATTACCAAGTTCTTTTGCTCTGCTTAAGGCATCAATAGCAATTACATTTTCACATTCTTGTTCCAGCTGTTCTATGATATCTTCTGGATATGTACTTGTTCCAATAATAACTGGCATTGGATCAATCTCTTGTGTGTTCACCAGCATAATTCCATCCTCTTTTAAGAAGTGCTTCCATCTAAGGGCTTCCAGCTTTTCAAAGGAAACAATAATATCTGCTTGACCCACTTCAACTAAAGGAGAATGTACCTTTTCACCATATCTAATATGAGTAACGACACTACCACCTCTTTGAGCCATACCATGTACTTCAGATAATTTAACATCATACCCTAATGACATTGCTAAGTTGCCTAAAATTCTACTTGTTATCAACGTACCTTGACCTCCAACACCTACTACAAGAATATTATTAGTTGTCATGATTTTCACCTACCCTTGAGATTGATCCAAAATTACATACGGATGAACATAAAGTACATCCACAGCAAATGGCATCGTTTATTTGATATACTCCGTTTTTCTTCTGAATTGCTGGACATCCTAACTTCATACACATACCGCATTTTTTACATACCGCTTCATCAATATGGAATGGGATTCTAATTTTTTTCTTATCTAAAAGTTCACAGGCTGAGCTTGCAATAATAACAGAAGGCTCTTCGGCAGCAGTTTCTTCTTTAACAGCCGCTTCAACTTCTTTTAAATTAAATGGATTTACTACTCTGATACGTTTAATTCCCACACTTTTTGTAAGCTCAACCAGATTGAGTACACTTGTTTCTTCACCCTTAAGCGTTAATCCTGTAGAAGGATTATCTTGATGACCCGTCATTCCAGTTGTAGAATTATCTAATATCATAACCGTAGAAATACCTTTATTATATACGATATCTATAAGACCCGTAACACCTGAATGAACAAAGGTTGAATCTCCGATTACTGCAACCCAGTCCTTAACAAATTCTTTTCCTCTTGCCTTTTCCATTCCATGAAGCATACTTATGCTTGCACCCATACACACACATGTATCCATACCTTGTAAAGGTGGCAATGCCCCTAATGTATAACATCCGATATCACCCGATGCATGTTTTTTAAGTTTATTAAGGATGTAATAGATTCCTCTATGAGGACATCCTGGACACATAACGGGTGGTCGTTGAGGTAAACTCTTTGGAGCTGCTAAATGAAGTACTTGATCACCAATTTTTTCACTTATTAAGTTAGCACTATATTCACCTTGAATCGTAAGAATATCCTTACCAATACAAGGAATGCCCCATGATTTCACTTCATCTTCAATGATTGGCTCTAACTCTTCAATAATATATAAAACTTCTACTTTTTTTGCAAAATCTTGAATTAACTTCATAGGCAAAGGATGAACAATTCCAAGTTTTAATACTGATGCCTCCGGTAAGCTTTCTTTTACATATTGATAAGGCACACCACTTGTGATCACACCAATCTTAGTGGACTTCATTTCAATTGTATTTATATCCATTGTATTTGCTGACTCTGCTATATCCTTCATGCGTTTTTCAACAACAATATGCTTTAGTCTTGCCATTCCTGGCATCATAACATTCTTCATAAAGTCCTTTTGATATTCCTTTAATGCAATGTCTTCTCGCTCTTCAAGCGAAACTATACTTTGTGAATGTGAGACTCTCGTTGTCAATCTTACCATTACTGGTGTATCGTATTTTTCACTTAGCTCGAAGGCCTTTTTAACATAATCTTTTGTTTCCTGAGAATCAGCTGGCTCTAACATAGGTATATGCGCCGCCTTAGCATAGTAACGACTATCTTGTTCATTTTGTGAACTATGCATGCCAGGATCATCTGCCACCATAATAACAAGACCGCCGTTAATGCCTGTATATGAAACTGTAAACAATGGATCTGCTGCTACGTTTAGCCCAACATGCTTCATAGAAACAAGCGTTCTTGCTCCTGCAATTGCTGAACCAATAGCAACCTCCATTGCTACTTTTTCGTTTGGACCCCACTGTGCATAAATTTCTTCATAGCCTGCAATGATTTCTGTTATTTCTGTACTTGGTGTACCAGGATAAGCTACTGCAACAGTGACTCCAGCTTCATAAGCGCCTCTAGCTACTGCTTCATTTCCTAGCATGAGTTTTTTATTTATCATTGTATTCATCCCTTCTATATTTTTTTAGTGTTATCTTAAGTCAGTGACCCTTTTTGCTTTTCCTTCATAACGTTTTAGTGTTCTTGGACTTACTAGATTGATTTTTGCATCAAGTCCTAATACTGTTCGTAGCTCATGTCTTATTCTACCGTCTAATTCCTGTAGTTTTTGATAGGAGTCAAGAAGCGAACTATTCATTAGTTCAACATCTATTTCTAAGTAATCTAGGTGACCACTTTTCTTAATCAAAATTTCATAGTGCGGACCAATTTCTGTAAAGTTTAATAGTACCTCTTCGATTTGTGATGGGAAGACATTTACCCCTCTGATAATCAACATATCATCGGTTCTTCCTTCAATCTTCGCCATTCTAACTGTGGTTCTTCCACAGCTGCACGGCTCATACATTAACCTTGTGATATCTTTCGTTCTATATCTAATCAATGGAAGAGCTTCTTTTGTAACAGTAGTTATCACTAGTTCTCCAAGTTCACCTTCAGGTAATACCTTCCCAGTGATTGAGTCGATTATTTCTGGTATAAAGTGATCTTCATTAATATGCATACCCGTTAAGTGTATACATTCACCTGAAACGCCTGGACCAATCAGTTCACTCATACCGTAATTCTCTGTTGCTAACATCCCCCAGGCTTTTTGAATTTCTGATCTCATGGCTTCTGATGAGCCTTCCCCACCAAAGAGACCTAATCTAATATGTAAATCCTTTTTTGGATCAAGACCAATTCTTTCAGCAGTCTCAGCCATATGTAGTGCATAGGAGGGTGTACAAACTAGTATTGTTGTTTCAAAATCCTTCATTAACATTAATTGTTTTTCTGTGTTTCCACTAGACGTTGGCACCACAAGTACTCCTGCTCGTTCTAAACCATAATGCAGACCAAAGGCTCCTGTAAATAAACCATATCCAAAAGCTACTTGAGCTACATCCTCTGAGGTTGCTCCTGCCATTGTTACTAATCTTGCAATAAGCTCACTCCAAGTATCGATATCATTTTGAGTATACCCTACTACGGTTGGTTTACCAGTAGTACCTGATGAAGCATGAATTCTCACCATATCCTTCTTTGGTACAGTGAATAATCCAAAAGGATAGTTTTGTCGCAAATCTTCCTTTACAGTAAAGGGAAGCTTGCTTAAATCTGATAAGGATTTTATTTTTTCAGGATTCATATCTACTTGATTCATTTTATCCCGATAATAAGGTACCTTTTTATAGATTCTTGTTACTGTTTTTTGTAAACGTTCAAGCTGTAACGCTTCCATTTCAGCTCTGCTTAGCGTTTCTTCCTTAGACCAAATCATGCTGATAATCCCCCTATAAATAATTTGTTATCAAGCTAATGTAACTTAGGTAAAATAATTTCTTTTATTTGACCATATGAAAGCTGATAATAATAAAAATATTACAATAGAAATATTAATGTATATTATATATCCACCAATATTAATCAAGCTTTCATTTACGATTACACCCATTAATCGATTCAGTGCTTGATAAGAGGGTGTAAAGAAGGCAATACTTTTGATTATTGGTAGAGATAAATCAATATTGAAGAAGCAGCCACTAATAATACCAATGATTAATATTAAGGCGGCTCCCATAACTACAAAACTAGAAACGTTTCTGAACAGTTTTGTTAACATAATAATTAACGCAGAGAATGATCCAATGAAAAGAATCAATATAATACTATTAAAATAAAGTGTTCTAACAAAACTCTTACTAAAATAGGCGCTAATGGCTGAAAATAACAGCGCAATCGAGGTTGATGAAATAACGATACTTAAATAATCCCCCATAATTATAACACCCTTAGGAGTTTTAGAAATGACTATTTTTTGGATTAAAGTATTCTCCTCATCCTTAACAATACTTGTAGCTGCAAATAAAACAAAAAAACATAAAAAAGATAAAATAATTCCTAGAATCATTTGATGATAAATCAATTGGTTGTTTATGTTTTCATTTGCTAGCTTCATGTCTTCTGAAAAAGAAAAAAATTCAATGTTTACATAGTAGTCTTTTTTTCTGTCTTTTGCGAGTTCTTGTCCATAATCATATGCTGATTTTAGTATTGCTTCTTTATTCGTTTTATCGCCTATCACTTCTTCTAAATAATTAATTGCTGTAATAATACTTATTTCTTCAAGCATTTCTCCAACAAATACATCTCCAATAATTGGAGATAAGTAATTATTTGATAGATAATATAACTCAATTAATTCATCAAAATCACCTTCATATACCATTTCTTCTGCTTCAGCTTTGATCACAAAAAGCGCTTCAATCTCACCCTTTTTTATCTTTTTCGTTCCTTTTTCAAAAGTAGTTTCAATTGGGTTTAATAGTTCATTTTTATGAAGATTACGAATCACTTCTTTTGAAAACTCAGTATTGCTATAATCAACATAACCAATTTTTATCTTTGTACTGTTTTCTGC from Firmicutes bacterium HGW-Firmicutes-1 encodes the following:
- a CDS encoding phenylacetate--CoA ligase, with the protein product MIWNEHFECMSREQMTMLQSERLCQMVERIYYNVPFYRKKMQELGMEPGDIRGLEDLPKLPFTTKQDLRDNYPFGLFATPMEDVVRIHASSGTTGKPTVVGYTRRDISMWSEVVARSLSAAGVGKKDRIQIAYGYGLFTGGLGVHYGAERIGATVIPISGGNTAKQIQLLQDFESTAIALTPSYALYLAEAMEEMGVKPESLKLKVGIFGAEPWTENMRKEIEAKLGIKAIDIYGLSEIIGPGVSIECMEQNGLHIFEDHFIPETIYSDTLLNTAQGEEGELVFTTVTKEALPILRYRTRDLTTLEYDACGCGRTTVRMKKCTGRSDDMLIIRGVNIFPSQIESVLLDLSETKPHYLLIVDRINNLDTLEVWVEVDDVFFSDEIKQLEALTSKITNALQSTLGIGVKVRLVEPKTIERSEGKAKRVIDKRKI
- a CDS encoding amino acid-binding protein, whose amino-acid sequence is MLKQLSVLIENKKGSLAEVTSMLKDKDINIRAIAAFDTPDYGILRLIVDVPERAKDALEECGYGVVLTDVIAVELEDEKGALNGILTVLEEEDLQIEYIYSFVIRNHASPLMILKVNDLDQAISILGDNKIKVANRNDIHK
- a CDS encoding indolepyruvate oxidoreductase subunit beta (Involved in the incorporation of exogenous aryl acids in the biosynthesis of aromatic amino acids: catalysis of the ferredoxin-dependent oxidative decarboxylation of arylpyruvates.), giving the protein MTTNNILVVGVGGQGTLITSRILGNLAMSLGYDVKLSEVHGMAQRGGSVVTHIRYGEKVHSPLVEVGQADIIVSFEKLEALRWKHFLKEDGIMLVNTQEIDPMPVIIGTSTYPEDIIEQLEQECENVIAIDALSRAKELGNIKVANTILLGLLAKNMSIPKDKWIEIIKSTVPQKTIDINIAAFENGYAIV
- the iorA gene encoding indolepyruvate ferredoxin oxidoreductase subunit alpha; translated protein: MINKKLMLGNEAVARGAYEAGVTVAVAYPGTPSTEITEIIAGYEEIYAQWGPNEKVAMEVAIGSAIAGARTLVSMKHVGLNVAADPLFTVSYTGINGGLVIMVADDPGMHSSQNEQDSRYYAKAAHIPMLEPADSQETKDYVKKAFELSEKYDTPVMVRLTTRVSHSQSIVSLEEREDIALKEYQKDFMKNVMMPGMARLKHIVVEKRMKDIAESANTMDINTIEMKSTKIGVITSGVPYQYVKESLPEASVLKLGIVHPLPMKLIQDFAKKVEVLYIIEELEPIIEDEVKSWGIPCIGKDILTIQGEYSANLISEKIGDQVLHLAAPKSLPQRPPVMCPGCPHRGIYYILNKLKKHASGDIGCYTLGALPPLQGMDTCVCMGASISMLHGMEKARGKEFVKDWVAVIGDSTFVHSGVTGLIDIVYNKGISTVMILDNSTTGMTGHQDNPSTGLTLKGEETSVLNLVELTKSVGIKRIRVVNPFNLKEVEAAVKEETAAEEPSVIIASSACELLDKKKIRIPFHIDEAVCKKCGMCMKLGCPAIQKKNGVYQINDAICCGCTLCSSVCNFGSISRVGENHDN
- a CDS encoding phenylacetate--CoA ligase; the protein is MIWSKEETLSRAEMEALQLERLQKTVTRIYKKVPYYRDKMNQVDMNPEKIKSLSDLSKLPFTVKEDLRQNYPFGLFTVPKKDMVRIHASSGTTGKPTVVGYTQNDIDTWSELIARLVTMAGATSEDVAQVAFGYGLFTGAFGLHYGLERAGVLVVPTSSGNTEKQLMLMKDFETTILVCTPSYALHMAETAERIGLDPKKDLHIRLGLFGGEGSSEAMRSEIQKAWGMLATENYGMSELIGPGVSGECIHLTGMHINEDHFIPEIIDSITGKVLPEGELGELVITTVTKEALPLIRYRTKDITRLMYEPCSCGRTTVRMAKIEGRTDDMLIIRGVNVFPSQIEEVLLNFTEIGPHYEILIKKSGHLDYLEIDVELMNSSLLDSYQKLQELDGRIRHELRTVLGLDAKINLVSPRTLKRYEGKAKRVTDLR